In Halodesulfovibrio sp. MK-HDV, the genomic window ATGTAGAAACGACTCCAGCGCATAGCTATCCTTTATTTCGTTCTATAAGAAAATTATCTAATTCTTCCATAAAAGCGTTAAGCAAATTTGCTCCGCCTTTTACCGTTCTAATAACTTTTCCTTTACGGAAAATAATGCCTTTATCTCTGCCACCGGCAATACCGATATCAGCCTCGCGAGCTTCGCCCGGCCCGTTAACAACGCAACCCATAACGGCAACTTTGATCGGGTCGACAACGCCCTCAAGACGTTTTTCAACGACTTCAACAAGATTAATAAGACCGATTTCGGTTCTACCGCATGTTGGGCAAGAAATAATCTCCGGTCCACGATTACGTAAACCAAGAGCGCGCAAAAGTTCCCAAGCGACAGTCATCTCCTGAACAGGATCGTCCGTCAGGGAAACGCGCAAAGTATCACCAATGCCCTGCCAGAGCAATACACCAAGACCTACTGAAGATTTTATTGCGCCACGTAACAAAGTGCCAGCTTCTGTTACGCCGATGTGCAAAGGATAATCGCATCTGCCAGCGAGTAACCTGTAGGAATCAATTGTGTGCAGTACTGAGGAAGACTTCAAAGAAATCTTGGTGTTATAAAATTCACGTTTTTCGAGCATGGCAACATGGTGCATAGCACTTTCTACCATTGCTTCAGGAGTTGGACCACCAAATTTGTCCAATAATGCTTTCTCTACAGAGCCGCTGTTGACTCCAACTCTGATAGCAGCATTATGTGCTTTAGCAGCATCTACCACTTTATCCACGTTTGACGCGCCGCCAATGTTACCCGGGTTAATGCGCAACGCATCAACACCAGCTTCCAACGACTTGATTGCCAGCCTGTGGTCAAAATGAATATCAGCAATAAGAGGAACAGAAACCTGCTCCTTAATTCGAGAAATTGCCCATGCTGCCTGCTCATCAAGAACTGCAACACGTACGAGTTCGCACCCGCCTACTACAAGTTCTTCAATCTGAGCAACGGTTGACTCTACGTCGCGAGTATCTGTGTTAGTCATGCTCTGCACAACCACGGGATGCTCACTACCGATTTTAAGTGACCCTACGGTCACTTCCCGAGTCTTTCTTCTTTCTAAGGACATAGCTTCCTTTTACTCCTTCCTATGCAGGGCTGTTCAAAAACAAACACGTTGTTATGCTTACGCGTATTTCTATCTGCGCTTTCAGGGTTGTTTTATCTTTTAATCTCATGCTTTCGGCAGCAACAATCGGCGTCATCGTTTGAAAAATAAATGTAACGTAACAAATACGTCAGCAACTCACTTTCCCCCCGCCTTACACTATACAACAAGCTTGCGAAAACAGTTGATTGTAATCAAAAAAACAACCCAATGACAGAAATACAAAAGCTTACAAAAAAAACAACTGTTCTATTTTACATGCTCTGCTTTACTATCGTAATTTCCCAAGGAATGTTTCAAAAACAATTCATCTTCATTACTGCATTTCATATGGCAAGCCAAGCGTAATGCCATGATGATTTTGTATTGACAAAACAGGACTGAATACTATTATCAGGGTAATTCTTCTGTGGATTAAAACACAATAAGGAAGATATGTTATTTCCACTTGTCTTCAATCTTACGCTTGAAGACTTATAGGGTTCACAAGCAAGTTACTAAAGTCGTACTCACGGCTATCACGTAAAGCATGAACCGGCACAAAGCCATCAACCACAGGAGGCAACACATATTTTAGTCATCAATACTAGAGTTATAGGTTCTAGCTCCACATTGCCTTGTACCTGAAAAATACGTTACAATACGCTAACCATTTGAGCCAACAATCTTTTTAATTCCCTACACCTGAAAGTGAGCCCATATGCAGTTATATAAAAAAGGATTAGTATTTCTATTTCTTGCACTTTTGTTTCCCATTCCGTTCACAGGTACAGCATTGGCGAAAAAGCCTGTTGTGTTTGTCAGCATTCTTCCACAAAAATATTTCGTTGAACAAATCGCAGGTGACACTGTTGATGTAGAAGTAATGGTTATGCCCGGTGCAAGCCCCGCTACATACGAACCTCGACCTCTTCAGATGGCTATGCTCGCCAAGGCTGATGTGTACCTTGCCATTGGTGTGCCGTTTGAACGCACATGGCTTCCACGTATTAAGGCGACAAACCCCAACCTTACTATTGTTCATCTAGACAAAAAACTACGCAAGCTTCCCATGGCCGCAAATCCAATGGAGATTGATGCCAGCCCACGCGGAGCGATTCTGCACGACTATCGAGAAACAGAGGCTGAACGCGAAGTACATGGCACCAAAGACGAGCATGAACATCATGCTACCGAAGATGAACATGAACATCACGCTACTGAAAGCGAACATGAACACCACGCTGCCGAAACCGGACACAAAGAGCACGAAGATCACGACCATGCCGGACATGAAAAACATGATCATGCCAACATGCTCGATCCGCACGTATGGCTTTCTCCACGCTGGGTAAAAACAATGGCAAAGCCAATACGTTTATCCATAAGCAAAATCGCACCGGAACACGCCAAGCAGTACCGCATTAATACACGAGCATTCACTAAGAGACTGGACGAACTGGATGAAGAAATTCATACAATCTTTAAACCAATTCCGGCAGAAAAACGTGTATTCATGACCTTCCATCCGTCGTGGGGCTATTACGCCATGACCTACAACCTTATTCAGATTCCAATTGAGTTTGAAGGTAAATCGCCGACACCAAAAACTCTTGAGCAGATTATATCCATTGCAAAAAAACGAAATCTTAAAACTATTTTTATACAACCTCAATTTTCACAATCAAGCGCAACAACAATTGCAAATTCAATTGACGGTACCGTAATCGTGGTCAACCCGCTTGCTGAAAACTGGGAAGAAAACTTACGCGATGTTTCTAAAAAACTCGCAGCATCATTTATCCTCTTTGAGTAGTCATGAACCAACCTGTTATCGACATATCTGGAATCACCTACAGCTACCCTGATACTTCACGCTTCAAAGTGTTGGACAACCTGAATTTCACGGTAACGCAAGGTGCGTACATAGCTATTTTGGGCCCTAACGGCGGCGGAAAAACAACGCTGCTCAAGTGCATTCTTGGGCTGTTGACTCCGCAATCCGGCAATATCAAGGTCTTTGGAAGAAAACCATCGGAAAGCGTACGATATATTGGGTACGTTCCACAGTACGCCACAACAAAAGATTTGTTTCCGGCTACGCTTCTTGATGTTGTAATGATGGGCTCCATTACCAACCCGCTTCTTTTCCCGTTTTCAAGAAACCAGCGCCAGAAAAATGAAGCAAAGGCTGTTGATGCATTGCACAAAGTAGGTCTTGCTGGAAAAGAAAAAGAGAGGCTTTGCAATCTTTCCGGTGGACAACGACAACGCGTAATCGTGGCTCGGGCGCTTATGTCTGACCCGAAACTTCTGCTTTTGGATGAACCAACCGCGAACTTTGATCCAAGCGGTAAGTTCTGCTTTTACGAATTCCTTGCAGAACTTCCGGACGACATTACAACCATAGTTGTAAGTCACGACATTTCTATTGCAGCATCACCGTTTACCGGCATCGCCGTTGTAAATCACAATCTGTCGTATCATGAAGGAAATGACCTTACTCCTGAGTTCCTTGC contains:
- the ispG gene encoding flavodoxin-dependent (E)-4-hydroxy-3-methylbut-2-enyl-diphosphate synthase, whose product is MSLERRKTREVTVGSLKIGSEHPVVVQSMTNTDTRDVESTVAQIEELVVGGCELVRVAVLDEQAAWAISRIKEQVSVPLIADIHFDHRLAIKSLEAGVDALRINPGNIGGASNVDKVVDAAKAHNAAIRVGVNSGSVEKALLDKFGGPTPEAMVESAMHHVAMLEKREFYNTKISLKSSSVLHTIDSYRLLAGRCDYPLHIGVTEAGTLLRGAIKSSVGLGVLLWQGIGDTLRVSLTDDPVQEMTVAWELLRALGLRNRGPEIISCPTCGRTEIGLINLVEVVEKRLEGVVDPIKVAVMGCVVNGPGEAREADIGIAGGRDKGIIFRKGKVIRTVKGGANLLNAFMEELDNFLIERNKG
- a CDS encoding metal ABC transporter solute-binding protein, Zn/Mn family, with product MQLYKKGLVFLFLALLFPIPFTGTALAKKPVVFVSILPQKYFVEQIAGDTVDVEVMVMPGASPATYEPRPLQMAMLAKADVYLAIGVPFERTWLPRIKATNPNLTIVHLDKKLRKLPMAANPMEIDASPRGAILHDYRETEAEREVHGTKDEHEHHATEDEHEHHATESEHEHHAAETGHKEHEDHDHAGHEKHDHANMLDPHVWLSPRWVKTMAKPIRLSISKIAPEHAKQYRINTRAFTKRLDELDEEIHTIFKPIPAEKRVFMTFHPSWGYYAMTYNLIQIPIEFEGKSPTPKTLEQIISIAKKRNLKTIFIQPQFSQSSATTIANSIDGTVIVVNPLAENWEENLRDVSKKLAASFILFE
- a CDS encoding metal ABC transporter ATP-binding protein yields the protein MNQPVIDISGITYSYPDTSRFKVLDNLNFTVTQGAYIAILGPNGGGKTTLLKCILGLLTPQSGNIKVFGRKPSESVRYIGYVPQYATTKDLFPATLLDVVMMGSITNPLLFPFSRNQRQKNEAKAVDALHKVGLAGKEKERLCNLSGGQRQRVIVARALMSDPKLLLLDEPTANFDPSGKFCFYEFLAELPDDITTIVVSHDISIAASPFTGIAVVNHNLSYHEGNDLTPEFLAHLYGTHDSTCPMGAFMHNVPQMLSFKPFSETTSSSDSEE